A part of Bacteroidia bacterium genomic DNA contains:
- a CDS encoding serine hydrolase codes for MKKYLLLTATSLLVLAGCRSQVGQQEKQPAAGDTKWEAEINAYVQQYLDLDIFSGVVLVAENGVPVYQKAFGLADREKNIPNTLNTKFIIGSMNKSFTQVVILQLIEEGKLAWDDKMVKYLDGFTLPGTDKITIRHLANHTSGYGDYHSRAFFDLPFEQKNIATVTQIARSMELLFPPGEGDEYSNTGYVLLGAIIEKVTGKSYADNVTSRIVEPLGLKNTYVKNVKSVPDRSIGYLKTLDGMEDNLFFLMEPKPDGGFWATAEDVMTFYLNFFYGDKLIRPKSRETDDFFEQIKPIYEESGRGIPIAGGSNGNNTVHLEMLKDHISIVVMANMDEPVAENVCMGIFRMINGKEPEPASIPAMLSVYQAYAEHGTEYVKTNFASLTHNFHPSDPKDLILNNIGYYLLSKNENDQALDIFRLNTELFPEIANCWDSYGEALLNKGDKAGALVAYRKALSIRPDLQSAKEAVKALE; via the coding sequence ATGAAAAAATATCTCTTATTAACCGCAACCTCCCTGCTTGTACTGGCGGGATGCCGCTCACAGGTCGGACAGCAGGAAAAACAGCCAGCCGCAGGCGATACCAAATGGGAAGCTGAAATAAATGCTTATGTGCAACAATACCTCGATCTGGATATATTTTCGGGCGTGGTACTTGTGGCTGAGAATGGTGTGCCTGTTTACCAGAAAGCCTTTGGCCTGGCCGACAGAGAGAAAAACATTCCCAATACGCTCAACACAAAGTTCATTATTGGCAGTATGAACAAAAGTTTTACGCAGGTAGTCATCCTACAATTGATCGAAGAGGGAAAACTTGCGTGGGATGATAAAATGGTCAAATATCTGGATGGATTTACCCTGCCGGGCACGGACAAAATCACCATTCGCCATCTGGCCAATCATACTTCCGGTTACGGTGATTATCACAGCCGGGCATTTTTTGACCTGCCATTTGAGCAGAAAAATATCGCCACCGTAACCCAGATTGCACGAAGCATGGAACTCCTCTTTCCACCGGGAGAAGGTGATGAATACTCAAATACCGGATATGTATTGCTCGGGGCGATTATAGAAAAAGTGACGGGGAAAAGTTATGCCGATAATGTAACATCACGAATTGTGGAGCCTTTAGGATTAAAAAACACCTATGTAAAAAATGTAAAATCTGTGCCCGACCGATCTATCGGCTATCTGAAAACACTGGATGGCATGGAGGATAATTTATTTTTTCTCATGGAGCCTAAGCCCGACGGAGGATTTTGGGCTACTGCAGAAGATGTGATGACTTTTTATCTCAATTTTTTCTACGGCGACAAACTCATTCGCCCGAAATCCCGCGAAACAGACGACTTTTTCGAGCAGATAAAACCCATCTATGAAGAGTCTGGCCGGGGAATACCGATAGCAGGCGGATCAAATGGCAACAATACCGTACATCTTGAAATGTTGAAAGACCATATCAGCATTGTAGTTATGGCGAATATGGACGAGCCTGTAGCGGAAAATGTCTGTATGGGGATCTTTCGCATGATCAACGGAAAAGAGCCTGAACCTGCATCCATACCGGCAATGCTGAGTGTGTATCAGGCATATGCCGAACACGGGACTGAATATGTGAAAACAAACTTTGCATCACTTACTCACAATTTCCACCCGTCTGACCCCAAAGATCTGATACTCAACAATATCGGTTACTATTTGCTCAGCAAGAACGAAAATGATCAGGCACTGGATATATTTCGTCTGAATACAGAATTATTTCCAGAGATCGCCAATTGCTGGGACAGTTATGGAGAGGCCCTGCTCAACAAAGGGGACAAAGCCGGTGCATTGGTTGCTTACCGGAAAGCCCTTTCGATCAGGCCAGATCTTCAGTCGGCGAAAGAAGCAGTAAAGGCTTTGGAGTAA
- a CDS encoding histidine kinase, whose translation MKNRILEWAIHILFWIGSTWLIVSSFSIQSTEIEVINGTETVRIVRDGGLTAQLTICVFISAIVFYTVVWRLTSANRNRFWGPAWFWGLTGLFASIVTYYIFSLQQKVFGGPLITWRIWMGIFGFYLMASVAYGLFKVWKYSEEQRQQVLLQKNTAELALLRSQLHPHFLFNVLNNLLSMVNQEHNPTLASAIDKLSYLLRYVVDETSQPRVPLRKEIDFIQSFADLQALRFDKEELTFIMEIEGDNDLQPIEPGILIPFLENAFKYGVEPEQHSTIHLKIDMSYPDTLYVELTNPVYPEMRQLASGGSGIRSVKERLRIVYPERHSLEIEEENGLFMVKLEIWTNESDHR comes from the coding sequence ATGAAAAATCGAATACTTGAATGGGCCATTCATATCTTGTTTTGGATCGGCAGCACCTGGCTGATTGTTTCCAGCTTCTCCATTCAATCCACAGAAATTGAGGTTATCAACGGAACGGAAACCGTGCGTATCGTCCGCGACGGAGGACTTACAGCACAACTAACGATCTGTGTGTTTATCTCTGCTATTGTATTTTATACCGTAGTCTGGCGATTGACCAGCGCAAACCGAAACCGTTTTTGGGGGCCTGCATGGTTTTGGGGATTGACGGGCTTGTTCGCATCCATTGTGACCTATTATATCTTTTCTCTTCAGCAGAAAGTGTTTGGGGGACCTCTGATCACATGGAGGATATGGATGGGAATATTTGGCTTTTACCTGATGGCTTCTGTCGCTTATGGCCTTTTCAAAGTATGGAAATATTCTGAAGAACAACGCCAGCAGGTATTGCTTCAAAAAAACACCGCAGAACTCGCCCTGTTACGCTCGCAATTACATCCACATTTCCTGTTTAATGTCCTCAACAATCTTCTTTCCATGGTCAATCAGGAACATAACCCGACCCTTGCATCTGCAATTGATAAGTTGTCTTACTTATTGCGGTATGTCGTGGATGAAACGTCGCAACCCCGGGTCCCCCTCAGAAAGGAAATTGATTTTATTCAGAGTTTTGCCGATCTGCAGGCACTGCGATTTGACAAAGAAGAACTGACCTTTATCATGGAAATCGAAGGCGATAATGATTTGCAACCCATCGAACCCGGCATTCTGATCCCCTTTCTCGAAAATGCATTTAAATATGGGGTTGAGCCTGAACAACATTCCACCATCCATCTCAAGATAGATATGTCTTACCCCGACACACTCTATGTGGAACTGACCAATCCCGTGTACCCCGAAATGAGACAATTAGCATCGGGCGGCTCTGGAATACGTTCGGTGAAGGAGCGATTGCGCATCGTGTACCCTGAAAGACACAGCCTGGAAATTGAAGAGGAAAACGGATTATTTATGGTAAAACTAGAAATTTGGACAAATGAAAGTGATCATCGTTGA
- a CDS encoding LytTR family DNA-binding domain-containing protein has translation MKVIIVDDEPRAIELLKSYLVHFPQVELVETFRNGLKAAEFCNRETVDLVFLDINMPHLSGISLSRILPGEIMVVFTTAYAEYAVESYEIEAIDYLLKPISLERFSKTMLKILTARTEESVPAKSCMMIKSGSRIYRIIPSDILYLEKDGNYMTYYLENQKIVARESVAEAFQSLPDYFVQIHKSYIVNRDKIVFVDKEIVSIGGNNLPIGNAYKESFQKYLS, from the coding sequence ATGAAAGTGATCATCGTTGACGACGAACCCCGGGCGATTGAGTTGTTAAAAAGTTATCTGGTTCATTTTCCGCAGGTTGAACTGGTCGAAACCTTCCGAAACGGGCTGAAGGCAGCCGAATTTTGCAATCGAGAAACAGTAGATCTGGTTTTTCTCGATATCAATATGCCGCATTTATCGGGTATTTCACTGTCTCGGATTCTTCCCGGGGAAATCATGGTAGTATTTACTACTGCCTATGCAGAATATGCGGTCGAAAGTTATGAAATCGAAGCCATCGACTACCTGCTAAAACCCATCAGTCTGGAACGGTTTTCCAAAACCATGCTTAAAATATTGACTGCCAGAACAGAAGAGTCTGTGCCGGCCAAATCCTGTATGATGATAAAAAGCGGTAGCAGAATCTATCGGATCATTCCTTCCGATATTTTGTATCTGGAAAAAGATGGAAATTATATGACCTATTATCTCGAAAATCAGAAAATCGTAGCCCGTGAATCTGTTGCCGAAGCTTTTCAGTCACTGCCCGACTATTTTGTCCAGATACATAAATCGTACATCGTAAACCGCGACAAAATTGTATTTGTAGATAAAGAGATCGTGAGTATTGGGGGGAATAATCTTCCTATAGGGAATGCCTATAAGGAATCTTTCCAAAAATATTTATCTTAG
- a CDS encoding DUF6807 family protein: MKNPFLSLLFLSAGSLFFFGCDNTSSNTTESHTAETSLYIQQDTAAGTISILRAGETVPILTQNAKPDFRPYLHPIVAPDGKGLLTEYSPGHHKHQTGIYWGFTRVNGRDFFHHPEGDYWRRVSASVVEAEGTSVKWQTVYDMLDEAGNVLLTETQNWSMRNEEGKFFIELEWQGKAQTDITIGKYDYGGLFIRMPWHEGIAGEVVNAARQRNEKAEGQRALWVDVGMQVEGRDDLAHIAVLDHPENTGFPQTWRVDGQMGIGPARARMGDWTIKKGDTEVIRHQLVAYTGELIDVEMTQLWEAFAGDESMYSTASLWEIAKQEGREAKFLTPQEAVEAMTIQEGFQVNVWASEPMMTQPMAFCWDDRGRLWVAENRDYESRGTGFSNSGDSRIVILEDTDHDGKADSRKVFLEGIPFPSAIAVGFDGLFLGAPPNLLFVPDRNGDDVADKEKIEVRLTGWGIRDRHETINSLHWGPDGWLYGLEGFATPSKIRKPEGEGKIYGHKEPFPEDILEGEGTEINGGVWRYHPTKDRFEVVAHGFSNPWGVDFDAKGQMFISACVIPHLWHVIPGGIYMRQGGRHFNPYVYNDIQTIADHRHRSAHGGARIYLSDAFPPEHQGRIFMANIHEHAVLSDILEPKGSGFVGHHGDDFLLANNAQWIGFSMETGPEGGIYVLDWHDGDICGTEVLNKETGRIFRITPKNSLAENWPGRYDDLNKLTDAQLATLQTSKSEWHARRARLILQNRAQKGKIAAEALTTLKDIYQKNTNQDWRLRAMWALQVTGNLSENEQAAALSDTDPHVRAWAVQLLCEDHSPSAAILKKFGQMAKAETSPVVRLYLSAALQRIDHASRWEIAENLLRHQEDADDHNIPLMVWFAVEPLVQEDASRALALTSDSKLPLVNISIARRAVDANEVETLITWLEKKPRNQTELLTGMRDGLEGRTDLTAPEHWPALYARLKSDKNAAPLAQEIARLFGDIEAAQQSLATLKNNQAPKDQRIKALQSLATRQRKELPAALPALLANADLRIEAIKAVAAYDREDLGRLLIQQYSSYSSEEKLEVIRTMSSRSRYGWMVTNALKDKSIPKSDIPAYAARQLRRVVGNGFVETWGPVDELSSDKEVAYSHYKKLLSDRAISTADAVDGKRVFQQTCGVCHKMYGEGGAIGPDLTGANRQNVDYLLGNLLDPSGEIQDDYKMVVVTTRDGRTYSGNVTAENERQLTLRVVGQDAVILNRSDIQSREESPYSMMPEGLLSNLKDAEILNLVAYMRTKEQLTTK, translated from the coding sequence GTGAAAAACCCTTTCCTCTCCCTATTGTTTTTATCTGCCGGAAGCCTGTTCTTTTTCGGCTGTGATAATACTTCGTCCAACACCACCGAATCGCATACCGCAGAAACAAGTCTCTACATCCAACAGGATACTGCTGCCGGAACCATATCCATTTTACGTGCTGGTGAGACTGTGCCCATCCTTACGCAAAATGCGAAGCCCGATTTCCGTCCCTATCTTCACCCGATCGTCGCCCCCGATGGGAAAGGCTTACTCACGGAGTACAGTCCGGGCCACCACAAACACCAGACGGGCATATACTGGGGATTTACCCGCGTAAATGGCCGGGACTTTTTCCATCACCCTGAAGGTGACTACTGGCGAAGAGTATCCGCATCCGTAGTGGAAGCGGAAGGTACTTCTGTCAAATGGCAAACTGTTTACGATATGCTGGACGAAGCGGGAAATGTCTTGCTCACTGAAACCCAAAACTGGTCCATGCGCAATGAAGAAGGTAAATTTTTTATCGAGCTGGAATGGCAGGGGAAAGCGCAGACAGATATCACAATCGGAAAATACGATTACGGCGGATTATTTATCCGTATGCCCTGGCATGAAGGAATTGCAGGTGAAGTGGTCAATGCCGCCCGCCAGCGAAATGAAAAAGCCGAAGGCCAGCGCGCCTTGTGGGTGGACGTCGGTATGCAGGTGGAAGGCCGCGATGATCTGGCTCATATCGCTGTTCTCGACCATCCTGAAAATACCGGTTTTCCGCAGACCTGGCGGGTGGACGGACAAATGGGCATTGGCCCTGCCCGTGCGCGCATGGGCGACTGGACGATAAAAAAAGGAGATACAGAAGTCATCCGGCACCAACTGGTGGCGTATACGGGCGAACTCATTGATGTTGAGATGACCCAATTATGGGAGGCGTTTGCCGGAGACGAATCGATGTATTCGACCGCGTCCCTCTGGGAAATTGCCAAGCAGGAAGGACGCGAAGCAAAGTTCCTCACCCCACAGGAAGCGGTGGAGGCAATGACTATACAGGAAGGATTCCAGGTAAATGTATGGGCTTCTGAGCCCATGATGACTCAGCCTATGGCTTTCTGCTGGGACGACCGCGGTCGTCTATGGGTCGCCGAAAACCGCGACTATGAATCCCGGGGCACGGGCTTCTCCAACTCCGGCGACAGCCGAATCGTGATTCTCGAAGATACCGACCACGACGGCAAAGCCGACAGCAGGAAGGTATTTCTCGAAGGAATCCCCTTTCCCTCGGCGATAGCCGTCGGGTTTGACGGACTGTTTCTCGGCGCTCCGCCAAACCTGCTCTTTGTCCCTGACCGCAACGGCGACGATGTCGCTGATAAAGAAAAAATAGAAGTTCGCCTTACCGGCTGGGGCATCCGCGACCGCCATGAGACAATCAACAGCCTCCATTGGGGGCCCGATGGCTGGCTGTACGGACTCGAAGGGTTTGCCACTCCCTCCAAAATCCGGAAGCCGGAAGGGGAAGGGAAAATCTACGGACATAAAGAACCATTTCCCGAAGATATTCTGGAAGGGGAAGGAACGGAAATCAACGGCGGTGTATGGCGCTATCATCCAACCAAAGACCGCTTTGAAGTCGTAGCCCATGGTTTCAGCAATCCCTGGGGCGTAGACTTCGACGCCAAAGGGCAAATGTTTATCTCTGCCTGTGTGATTCCTCACCTCTGGCACGTCATTCCCGGCGGCATCTACATGCGGCAGGGTGGCAGGCATTTTAATCCTTATGTCTATAATGATATTCAGACCATCGCCGACCACCGGCACCGATCGGCACACGGCGGAGCGAGAATCTATTTGTCTGACGCTTTTCCGCCTGAACATCAGGGGCGGATTTTTATGGCAAATATCCATGAACATGCAGTTTTGTCGGATATTCTCGAACCCAAAGGTTCTGGGTTTGTGGGGCATCACGGCGACGATTTTCTGCTGGCAAACAATGCACAGTGGATTGGTTTCAGCATGGAAACCGGGCCGGAGGGCGGAATCTATGTACTTGACTGGCATGATGGAGATATCTGCGGCACAGAAGTGCTCAACAAAGAAACCGGAAGAATTTTCCGCATTACCCCGAAAAATTCTCTGGCAGAAAACTGGCCCGGGCGGTACGACGATCTGAACAAATTGACAGACGCACAACTCGCCACTCTGCAAACCAGCAAAAGCGAATGGCATGCCCGCCGGGCGCGACTCATTCTCCAAAACCGCGCACAAAAAGGAAAAATTGCAGCGGAAGCACTCACCACTTTAAAAGACATTTACCAGAAAAATACCAATCAGGACTGGCGGCTGAGGGCCATGTGGGCATTGCAGGTGACGGGAAATTTGTCGGAAAATGAACAAGCAGCCGCCCTCAGCGATACAGACCCACATGTGCGGGCCTGGGCCGTGCAGTTGCTGTGTGAAGATCATTCCCCTTCAGCGGCTATACTGAAAAAATTTGGGCAAATGGCCAAAGCAGAAACTTCTCCTGTCGTACGACTCTATCTTTCTGCCGCGCTTCAGCGCATCGATCACGCTTCCCGTTGGGAAATTGCTGAAAACCTGCTCCGACATCAGGAAGACGCCGACGACCACAATATCCCGCTGATGGTATGGTTTGCTGTAGAGCCATTGGTACAGGAAGATGCCTCGCGTGCGCTTGCGCTCACTTCCGATAGCAAACTTCCGCTGGTGAATATATCCATTGCGCGACGGGCCGTGGATGCCAATGAAGTGGAAACGCTGATAACCTGGCTGGAGAAAAAACCGCGCAACCAGACAGAACTGCTTACCGGTATGCGCGACGGGCTGGAAGGGCGAACAGACCTTACCGCTCCTGAACACTGGCCAGCTTTATATGCCAGATTAAAATCCGACAAAAATGCTGCCCCGCTGGCACAGGAAATTGCCCGCCTGTTTGGCGATATCGAAGCGGCCCAACAATCATTGGCCACACTCAAAAACAACCAGGCGCCCAAAGACCAGCGAATCAAAGCCCTTCAGTCGCTGGCCACACGGCAGCGCAAAGAACTTCCCGCAGCATTACCTGCACTGCTGGCCAACGCAGATCTCCGTATCGAAGCGATCAAAGCTGTAGCGGCATACGACAGAGAAGATTTGGGCAGATTATTGATTCAGCAATACAGTAGCTATTCCTCAGAAGAGAAGCTGGAGGTGATCAGAACCATGTCCTCCCGGTCGCGATACGGCTGGATGGTAACCAATGCCCTGAAAGACAAAAGTATCCCCAAATCTGACATACCCGCGTATGCAGCGCGGCAGTTGCGGCGTGTGGTGGGAAATGGATTTGTCGAGACCTGGGGCCCTGTGGACGAACTTTCTTCAGATAAAGAAGTGGCTTATTCCCACTATAAAAAACTGCTCTCAGACAGAGCGATCAGCACAGCAGATGCGGTGGATGGCAAGCGGGTTTTTCAGCAAACCTGCGGCGTATGCCACAAAATGTATGGCGAAGGCGGAGCGATTGGCCCCGACCTTACCGGCGCCAACCGGCAGAACGTTGACTACCTGCTCGGCAATTTGCTCGACCCCAGCGGAGAGATTCAGGATGATTATAAAATGGTAGTTGTGACGACACGGGATGGGCGTACTTATAGCGGAAATGTCACAGCAGAAAATGAACGGCAACTCACCTTGCGGGTTGTGGGACAGGATGCAGTGATCCTCAACAGATCAGACATTCAGTCGCGGGAGGAGTCGCCTTATTCGATGATGCCGGAGGGATTGCTTAGCAACCTGAAAGACGCCGAGATACTCAACCTCGTCGCATACATGCGCACAAAAGAACAATTGACAACGAAATAG
- a CDS encoding cupin domain-containing protein — protein sequence MNKTFITQSERKEEVLDWGILLRLAGPEKTNATQLVVIEVNIKPGKGHNFHKHPLQEEVIYVIEGKIEQWVGEEKRYLTPGESVFIPADKVHASFNAGTTDAKLLAILSPCVGEEGYDLVEVYDQAPWNGLR from the coding sequence ATGAACAAAACATTCATTACACAATCTGAGCGCAAGGAAGAAGTCCTCGACTGGGGAATCCTGCTGCGCCTTGCAGGCCCCGAAAAAACCAACGCCACACAGCTCGTCGTCATCGAAGTGAATATCAAACCCGGCAAAGGGCACAATTTCCACAAACACCCTTTGCAGGAAGAGGTCATCTACGTGATCGAGGGAAAAATCGAGCAGTGGGTCGGCGAAGAAAAACGATATCTCACGCCGGGCGAAAGCGTATTTATCCCTGCGGACAAAGTTCACGCCTCCTTTAATGCCGGCACTACCGACGCCAAATTGCTGGCGATCTTAAGTCCCTGTGTGGGAGAAGAAGGATATGACCTGGTGGAGGTGTATGATCAGGCTCCGTGGAATGGATTGCGGTGA
- a CDS encoding cytochrome c, translated as MKKLIFASVFFILTGCFSAKLITPTQGDVERVQTKFPNYSLADLTQGKTLYEQHCGNCHGLKKPSSRTEEKWGEIVPKMAIKANKKYPNSLDTDSQEKILKYLVTMRSATIDN; from the coding sequence ATGAAAAAACTCATATTTGCTTCCGTTTTTTTTATTCTTACAGGATGTTTTTCCGCAAAACTCATAACACCTACTCAGGGGGATGTTGAGCGGGTTCAGACCAAATTTCCCAATTATTCACTGGCTGACTTAACTCAGGGCAAAACCCTGTATGAACAACATTGCGGCAACTGTCATGGGTTAAAAAAACCTTCTTCCCGCACAGAAGAGAAGTGGGGGGAAATCGTACCCAAAATGGCAATAAAAGCCAATAAGAAATATCCCAATTCCCTGGATACTGATTCTCAGGAGAAAATTTTGAAATATCTTGTTACGATGCGCTCTGCTACAATCGATAATTGA